From the Pomacea canaliculata isolate SZHN2017 linkage group LG14, ASM307304v1, whole genome shotgun sequence genome, one window contains:
- the LOC112555585 gene encoding LOW QUALITY PROTEIN: receptor for retinol uptake stra6-like (The sequence of the model RefSeq protein was modified relative to this genomic sequence to represent the inferred CDS: deleted 2 bases in 1 codon), with protein MEAMFARQYVSAKSTIKFSISSLLIPAVLITLSFAFTRQRRNMLLSCLGGRPGLAFPMDSLTPSRISYACAFGATAFLAYDIVMEGRLIIDTPVDKTARSFAAILSVLVYGMVFFPVFACLALSSVFGFVLGALYVWMLLSVQIFKLTECQTTPQGRILLVLQSLPILLCLIYLSVSIPVRIVICFRKGQYFIGNTTSLTQENIKESYAGHHVTKLFRKPRVKKPVEGRKAAMQAAAKRLVYQFVYHRKKGFRYPARILSVMLLGVMVVYILAFQIVALTSSRSWWNCKKSSQASSVRRRMMMMKRATQNGHYSAAIVSSGSVVAMVFCVVAMFVAIALATFFSILNVLHALTSYRNNLLALYKGDHSNIPPAEAGGNVSYCVNSIKYGGFQVGYIVWGFIIQFAVLTLICFLLAIVVLLLEGGYYQWILDLLLIFWPVILVTVIIMVTQNLLARFVFLQGRGIYLALDNRFCFFIFTYFMFFYNIFLGLISCLLRIVKAIVLGIIFLGRLDNSTLSRKFEFFDPGFSAYRGFMHMECAHTHPVVIVFARLVIQTWEASKQGRVPQSVHSTEGEMDVKVSLLDIDTQSEDAPAPQHEGSLQLASDVHAAAQPGAARHAQGLHAAVTSGARAGRTHPHLRQPGQHQRRQSGRADPAG; from the exons aTGTGTCAGCAAAATCGACCATCAAGTTTTCTATCAGTTCACTCCTGATTCCAGCG GTTCTCATCACCTTGTCGTTTGCCTTCACACGACAGCGGAGAAACATGTTGCTATCCTGCCTGGGTGGACGACCAGGGCTAGCCTT CCCCATGGACTCACTGACCCCCTCCAGAATATCCTACGCATGCGCATTTGGAGCCACAGCCTTCCTCGCCTACGACATCGTGATGGAAGGAAGACTCATCATCGATACACCAGTCGACAAGACTGCAAGAT CCTTCGCCGCCATCCTGTCGGTGCTGGTGTACGGGATGGTCTTCTTCCCTGTCTTCGCCTGCCTCGCTCTCAGCTCTGTCTTCGGCTTCGTGCTGGGGGCGCTGTACGTGTGGATGCTGCTGAGTGTACAGATCTTCAAACTGACTGAGTGCCAGACCACACCT CAAGGGAGAATACTGCTGGTTCTTCAGAGCCTACCCATCCTGCTGTGCTTGATATACCTCAGTGTGTCCATCCCTGTCCGGATCGTAATTTGTTTCCGGAAGGGTCAGTATTTCATTGGAAACACGACTTCGCTAACACAA GAGAACATCAAGGAAAGCTACGCTGGGCATCATGTCACCAAGCTCTTCAGAAAGCCAAGAGTCAAAAA ACCTGTTGAAGGGAGAAAGGCAGCAATGCAAGCTGCAGCTAAGAGACTGGTCTATCAGTTTGTCTACCACAGGAAGAAAG gTTTCCGTTACCCAGCTCGAATTCTGTCTGTCATGTTGTTGGGTGTGATGGTGGTGTACATT CTCGCCTTTCAGATTGTGGCGTTGACATCATCGCGGAGCTGGTGGAACTGCAAGAAGTCATCACAAGCGTCTTCAGTGAGAcggagaatgatgatgatgaagcgaGCGACACAGAACGGACACTATTCAGCTGCTATTGTATCTAGTGGAAGT GTTGTAGCCATGGTGTTTTGTGTTG TTGCCATGTTCGTGGCGATCGCCCTGGCTACATTCTTTTCCATCCTCAACGTTCTTCACGCGCTGACCAGCTACAG AAACAATTTACTTGCACTGTACAAGGGAGATCACTCCAACATCCCACCGGCTGAAGCAGGCGGCAACGTCAGTTACTGT gTAAACAGTATCAAATATGGAGGATTTCAAGTTGGTTACATTGTATGGG GGTTCATCATTCAATTTGCTGTCCTGACGCTGATCTGTTTCCTGCTCGCCATCGTCGTCTTGTTACTGGAGGGAGGCTACTACCAGTGGATCCTAGATCTTTTGCTTATCTTCTG GCCAGTAATTCTGGTAACAGTGATAATCATGGTGACACAAAATCTTCTTGCCAGATTCGTCTTCTTACAAGGGAGAGGCATTTACCTGGCACTTGATAACAG attttgttttttcatctttaccTACTTCATGTTCTTCTACAATATCTTCTTGGGTCTCATCTCCTGTCTTCTGAGGATCGTCAAAGCAATTGTCCTCGGCATCATTTTCCTCGGTCGCCTTGACAACAGCACGTTGTCTAGAAAGTTCGAATTTTTTGATCCAG GTTTCTCTGCTTACCGGGGCTTCATGCACATGGAGTGTGCCCACACTCACCCTGTGGTCATCGTCTTCGCACGACTGGTCATTCAAACTTGGGAAGCAAGTAAACAAGGACGAGTCCCGCAGTCCGTCCATTCTACTGAAGGAGAGATGGATGTCAAGGTCAGCTTACTGGACATAGACACACAGA GTGAAGACGCACCGGCGCCGCAGCATGAAGGCTCGCTCCAACTGGCAAGTGACGTACACGCTGCTGCACAACCCGGAGCTGCGCGTCACGCGCAAGGGCTTCATGCAGCTGTTACGTCAGGCGCGCGAGCTGGGCGTACACATCCCCATCTCCGACAACCAGGCCAACATCAACGTCGACAGTCTGGCCGAGCAGATCCAGCAGGCTAA
- the LOC112555344 gene encoding receptor for retinol uptake stra6-like, with amino-acid sequence MFFYNIFVGLVSCLLRITKAIVLGIAFLGRLDNSTLSRKFELFDPGFSAYLGFMHIECAHTHPVVIVFTRLVIHMWETAKERQISESNTCSNADLVLNMNLDDLSVRSSREDTRRRSMKARSNWHVTYTLLHNPELRVTRKGFMQLLRQARELAVHIPISDNQANTNLDSLAEQNLQAKDSASDINAEATK; translated from the exons atgtttttctacaatATCTTCGTGGGTCTCGTCTCCTGTCTTCTGAGGATCACCAAAGCAATTGTTCTCGGCATCGCTTTCCTCGGTCGCCTTGACAACAGCACGTTGTCTAGAAAGTTCGAACTTTTCGATCCAG GTTTCTCTGCTTACCTGGGTTTCATGCACATAGAGTGTGCCCACACTCATCCTGTGGTCATCGTCTTCACACGACTGGTCATTCACATGTGGgagacagcaaaagaaagacagatcAGCGAGTCCAACACCTGTTCTAATGCAGACCTGGTGCTCAACATGAACCTGGACGACCTCAGCGTTAGAAGTTCAC GTGAAGACACTCGGCGCCGCAGCATGAAGGCTCGCTCCAACTGGCACGTGACGTACACGCTGCTGCACAACCCGGAGCTGCGCGTCACGCGCAAGGGCTTCATGCAGCTATTACGTCAGGCGCGCGAGCTGGCCGTACACATCCCCATCTCCGACAACCAGGCCAACACCAATCTCGACAGTCTGGCCGAGCAGAACCTGCAGGCTAAAGATTCCGCCAGCGATATAAACGCCGAGGctacaaaataa